The following proteins come from a genomic window of Fontisubflavum oceani:
- a CDS encoding substrate-binding domain-containing protein, translating to MNLKQLAESLNLSQTTVSRALNGYPEVREETRARVLAAAQAANYQPNSRARRLATGRAMTIGHVIPLTGKAEMVNPIFADFLAGAGEVYAREGYDLLLSIVSDGEAERAYRQMAANGSVDGVMVQSPQTNDARIGLLQELGLPFLVHGRTQEPDGFSWLDVANLSAFRKATNFLLDLGHKRIALINGQENLDFAARRRAGFCEAIWARGLAPNPDWMHSDVMTEGYGYSAATEMLAGDVCPTAFLVSSVIPAVGVRRAVADRGLVLGRDVSLITHDDVLSYLNNDADGPAFTATRSSIRAAGRRCAEILINLINTPDQPVIQELWEPELTVGRSTGPAPVDTA from the coding sequence ATGAATCTCAAACAATTGGCTGAGTCGCTCAACCTGTCCCAGACGACGGTCAGCCGGGCGTTGAATGGCTATCCGGAAGTGCGGGAGGAAACCCGCGCGCGGGTCTTGGCCGCCGCGCAGGCTGCCAACTATCAACCGAATTCGCGGGCGCGGCGCCTGGCCACCGGTCGCGCGATGACCATCGGCCATGTGATCCCGTTGACCGGCAAGGCCGAGATGGTGAACCCGATTTTCGCGGATTTCCTGGCCGGCGCAGGCGAAGTTTACGCGCGCGAGGGCTATGACCTTCTGCTCTCGATTGTCTCCGACGGCGAAGCGGAACGCGCCTATCGGCAAATGGCGGCCAACGGCTCCGTCGACGGGGTGATGGTGCAATCGCCACAAACCAATGACGCACGGATTGGCCTCTTGCAGGAGCTTGGCCTGCCCTTCCTGGTCCATGGCCGCACGCAGGAGCCGGACGGGTTTAGCTGGCTAGATGTGGCCAATCTGTCGGCCTTTCGCAAAGCCACGAATTTCCTGCTCGATCTGGGTCACAAACGCATCGCGTTGATCAACGGGCAGGAAAATCTCGACTTCGCTGCGCGCCGTCGCGCCGGGTTTTGTGAGGCGATTTGGGCCCGTGGGTTGGCGCCGAACCCCGATTGGATGCACTCCGATGTGATGACCGAAGGCTATGGGTATAGCGCGGCGACCGAAATGCTGGCGGGCGATGTTTGCCCCACCGCGTTTTTGGTCTCCTCCGTCATCCCTGCGGTCGGGGTGCGCCGGGCCGTCGCCGATCGTGGTTTGGTGCTGGGCCGGGATGTGTCGCTGATCACCCACGACGATGTGTTGTCTTACCTCAACAATGACGCGGACGGGCCGGCCTTTACCGCCACACGCTCCTCGATCCGCGCCGCCGGGCGACGCTGCGCCGAGATTTTGATCAACCTCATTAACACCCCCGATCAGCCCGTTATCCAAGAGCTGTGGGAACCGGAATTGACCGTCGGCCGCTCCACCGGGCCCGCCCCTGTCGACACCGCGTAA
- a CDS encoding glucokinase: MPSALSLVADIGGTNTRVALASGKVVDSDSVRRYANREATDLAEVLRRYLRDTGTDHGEITGVCVAAAGPVHDGVAELTNLSWRVDRAMLSEVLSSEKVAVLNDLQAQGHAIGHLASEMVTPVVAQRDVSGQAAKLVVGVGTGFNAAPIYDTAMGRFVPPSECGHISLPVKGTDGAALAARLLDSHGFAAVEEALSGRGLEAMHHFLHDRKLSAAEIMAGLEAGDSQAEATARLFVRLLGTVVGDLALIHLPFGGIYLVGGVSRAFAPYLARFGFAEAMQDKGRFGPFLQQFGVAVVSDDYAALTGCASHLVHL, encoded by the coding sequence ATGCCCTCTGCCCTGTCGCTTGTGGCCGATATCGGCGGCACCAATACGCGCGTGGCGCTGGCCAGCGGCAAGGTTGTCGATAGTGACAGTGTCCGGCGCTATGCCAATCGCGAGGCGACCGATCTGGCAGAGGTGTTGCGGCGCTATCTGCGTGACACCGGCACCGATCATGGCGAGATCACCGGCGTCTGCGTCGCCGCGGCGGGCCCTGTGCATGACGGTGTGGCGGAACTGACCAACCTCTCCTGGCGGGTTGATCGGGCGATGCTTTCGGAGGTGCTGAGTTCCGAAAAAGTCGCCGTTTTGAACGATTTGCAGGCCCAAGGTCACGCTATTGGTCATCTTGCCTCCGAGATGGTGACCCCGGTTGTCGCGCAGCGCGATGTGAGCGGTCAGGCAGCGAAACTGGTCGTTGGCGTTGGCACCGGCTTCAACGCCGCGCCGATCTATGACACCGCGATGGGCCGATTTGTACCGCCCTCGGAATGCGGCCATATCAGCTTGCCTGTGAAAGGCACCGATGGAGCAGCCTTGGCTGCGCGGCTTTTGGACAGCCATGGTTTTGCCGCCGTGGAAGAGGCGCTCTCCGGTCGCGGTCTGGAAGCCATGCACCACTTCCTGCATGACAGGAAACTCTCGGCCGCCGAAATCATGGCCGGGCTTGAGGCCGGTGACAGCCAGGCCGAAGCGACGGCTCGTCTCTTTGTCCGGCTCCTGGGCACGGTGGTGGGCGATTTGGCCCTGATCCACCTGCCCTTTGGCGGGATCTATCTGGTCGGCGGCGTCAGCCGGGCCTTCGCGCCCTATCTCGCCCGGTTCGGATTTGCCGAAGCCATGCAAGATAAAGGCCGGTTTGGGCCGTTTTTGCAGCAATTCGGTGTGGCTGTGGTCTCGGATGACTATGCGGCGCTGACGGGATGCGCCTCGCATCTGGTGCATCTCTAA
- the putA gene encoding bifunctional proline dehydrogenase/L-glutamate gamma-semialdehyde dehydrogenase PutA — protein sequence MSPLAPLRTRIRALAHAPETDVLTDLIAEAGPDTATRAAAATRGARLVRGLREDSAPGLMEVFLAEYGLSTREGIALMCLAEALLRVPDAETMDALIEDKIAPSEWGAHLGNSSSSLVNASTWALMLTGKVLQDGEGLASVLRGAVRRLGEPVIRVAVGRAMREMGQQFVLGQTMDEALKRGAKMEMKGYTYSFDMLGEAALTQADADDFFAAYQTAIARLAPECHSDDIRDNPGISIKLSALHPRYEVSQTDRVMSELVARTRSLALQAREAGMGLNIDAEEADRLDLSLDVIEAVLRDEALAGWDGFGVVVQAYGKRAAAVIDWLYALAKGLDRKIMLRLVKGAYWDTEIKRAQVEGLADFPVFTRKAATDAAYLCCAGKLLGMTDRIYPQFATHNAHTVGAIIEMSNDPQAFEFQRLHGMGEALHDQVLKANATRCRIYAPVGAHRDLLAYLVRRLLENGANSSFVNQILDDTVAPEEVAADPFAVLETLGENPAVAPPADLFQPERRNSRGWDLRDTDDLAEIDAARTPFQTTRWQAYPLMAGGAPSGPSLEVRNPAQPSDSVGDLQEADHADLEVALGQATSWSAPAAARAKALNAAADLYETHFGALFALLAREAGKTQMDAIAELREAVDFLRYYAAQAETLAAPPRGVFACISPWNFPLAIFTGQIAAALAAGNGVIAKPAEATSLIAFRAVQLLHDAGVPRAALQLLPGAGSVIGAGLSSDPRIAGLCFTGSTATAQRINRAMADNLDPTAPLIAETGGLNAMIVDSTALPEQAIRDILTSAFQSAGQRCSALRMLYVQEDIADPFLNMLYGAMDELVLGDPWALKTDLGPVISADAKADIEGHIAEAAAAGRVLKTLPTPETGYFVPPTVIDLPGGIADLEREVFGPMLHVARFAANELDAVVDAVNAKGFGLTFGMHSRIDDRVQAVCARLQVGNTYVNRNQIGAIVGSQPFGGEGLSGTGPKAGGPHYVPRFTRSDTRQEAAGTDRALTLAEVQAALEALPAPNSTPLTATDLPGPTGESNRLATYARGRVLCLGPTAEAAMQQAQIARDLGNATLAVAPGVKDGLDGSVTPEILAQLTGIDAVVIWAEDDALRPLRQALAGRDGALIPLIAEADPAPRMILERHICIDTTAAGGNASLLAASG from the coding sequence ATGTCCCCGCTTGCCCCGCTCCGCACCCGCATTCGCGCTCTGGCGCATGCGCCCGAAACCGATGTTCTGACGGATCTGATCGCTGAGGCCGGCCCTGATACCGCAACGCGCGCCGCCGCAGCCACGCGCGGCGCGCGCCTGGTGCGCGGCCTGCGCGAGGACAGCGCCCCAGGCTTGATGGAGGTGTTTCTGGCCGAATACGGGCTTTCGACCCGGGAAGGCATCGCGCTCATGTGCCTCGCCGAGGCGCTCTTGCGGGTGCCCGATGCGGAGACGATGGACGCGCTGATCGAAGACAAAATCGCGCCCTCGGAATGGGGCGCGCATCTGGGCAATTCCTCGTCATCGCTGGTCAACGCCTCGACCTGGGCACTGATGCTGACCGGCAAGGTGCTGCAAGATGGCGAGGGGCTGGCCAGCGTCCTCAGGGGGGCCGTGCGCCGTTTGGGGGAACCGGTGATCCGGGTCGCCGTGGGCCGTGCCATGCGGGAGATGGGGCAGCAATTCGTTCTGGGCCAGACAATGGATGAAGCGCTGAAACGCGGTGCCAAGATGGAGATGAAGGGATACACCTATTCCTTTGATATGCTGGGGGAAGCGGCGCTGACCCAAGCGGATGCAGATGACTTCTTCGCGGCCTATCAGACGGCGATTGCACGGCTGGCGCCGGAATGCCACTCCGACGATATTCGCGACAATCCGGGCATTTCGATCAAGCTCTCGGCGCTCCATCCCCGCTATGAAGTCAGCCAGACCGATCGCGTGATGTCGGAACTGGTTGCGCGCACCCGCAGCCTCGCCCTGCAAGCACGCGAGGCCGGGATGGGGCTCAATATCGATGCCGAAGAGGCCGACCGGCTGGACCTCTCGCTCGACGTGATTGAGGCGGTGCTGCGCGATGAGGCGCTGGCCGGGTGGGACGGGTTCGGCGTGGTGGTCCAGGCCTATGGTAAACGCGCCGCGGCGGTGATCGATTGGCTATACGCCCTGGCGAAGGGGCTGGATCGGAAGATCATGCTGCGGCTTGTCAAAGGGGCCTATTGGGACACCGAGATCAAACGTGCGCAAGTCGAGGGCCTGGCCGATTTCCCCGTCTTCACGCGGAAAGCGGCGACGGATGCGGCCTATCTGTGTTGTGCGGGGAAACTGCTTGGCATGACCGACCGGATTTATCCGCAATTCGCCACCCACAACGCCCACACGGTTGGCGCGATCATTGAGATGAGCAATGATCCACAAGCCTTTGAATTTCAACGGTTGCACGGGATGGGTGAAGCGCTGCATGACCAGGTGCTCAAGGCCAATGCCACCCGCTGCCGGATCTATGCACCCGTCGGCGCCCATCGCGATCTTCTAGCTTATCTGGTTCGGCGCTTGCTGGAAAACGGCGCAAACTCGTCTTTCGTGAACCAGATTCTTGATGACACGGTCGCGCCGGAAGAGGTCGCCGCCGATCCCTTCGCAGTCCTCGAAACCCTCGGCGAAAACCCGGCGGTCGCCCCGCCTGCGGACCTGTTTCAACCTGAGCGGCGCAATTCCCGGGGTTGGGACCTGCGCGACACCGATGATCTGGCGGAGATCGATGCAGCGCGGACCCCGTTTCAGACCACCCGCTGGCAGGCCTATCCGCTCATGGCGGGGGGCGCACCATCCGGACCAAGTCTTGAGGTGAGAAACCCGGCGCAGCCCTCCGATAGTGTCGGCGACCTACAAGAAGCCGATCACGCCGATTTGGAGGTTGCCCTTGGTCAGGCCACGTCCTGGAGCGCGCCTGCTGCGGCGCGCGCCAAGGCCCTCAACGCCGCCGCCGACCTCTACGAGACGCATTTCGGCGCGCTGTTCGCGCTTCTCGCCCGCGAGGCTGGCAAAACCCAGATGGATGCGATTGCGGAGCTGCGGGAAGCTGTGGATTTCCTGCGCTATTACGCGGCACAAGCCGAGACGCTCGCCGCGCCGCCGCGCGGTGTCTTTGCCTGCATTTCGCCTTGGAACTTCCCGCTGGCCATCTTCACCGGGCAAATCGCCGCCGCGCTGGCCGCGGGCAACGGGGTGATCGCCAAACCGGCGGAGGCGACCTCGCTCATTGCGTTCCGCGCGGTGCAGTTGCTGCACGACGCGGGCGTGCCGCGGGCGGCGCTGCAATTGCTGCCTGGCGCCGGATCGGTGATCGGCGCTGGCCTCTCTAGCGATCCACGCATCGCGGGGCTTTGTTTCACTGGCTCGACTGCGACGGCGCAACGGATCAACCGCGCGATGGCGGACAACTTGGACCCGACCGCGCCGCTGATCGCGGAAACCGGCGGGCTTAACGCAATGATTGTTGATTCCACCGCGCTGCCGGAACAGGCGATCCGGGATATCCTGACCTCCGCGTTCCAATCGGCGGGCCAACGTTGCTCCGCGCTGCGGATGCTCTATGTGCAAGAGGATATCGCCGACCCCTTCCTCAACATGCTTTACGGCGCGATGGATGAGTTGGTTCTGGGCGACCCGTGGGCGTTGAAGACAGATCTCGGGCCGGTGATTTCCGCCGATGCCAAAGCCGACATCGAGGGCCATATCGCGGAGGCGGCGGCAGCGGGGCGGGTATTGAAAACCCTGCCCACCCCAGAGACCGGGTATTTCGTGCCGCCGACCGTCATCGACCTACCTGGCGGGATCGCGGATTTGGAGCGTGAGGTGTTTGGCCCTATGCTACATGTGGCGCGGTTTGCCGCCAATGAGTTGGACGCCGTCGTGGATGCGGTGAACGCTAAGGGCTTTGGCCTGACCTTCGGCATGCACAGCCGGATTGATGACCGGGTGCAGGCGGTTTGCGCACGATTGCAGGTCGGAAACACCTATGTGAACCGGAACCAGATCGGCGCGATTGTCGGCTCGCAACCGTTTGGGGGCGAAGGGCTTTCTGGCACTGGCCCAAAGGCCGGAGGGCCGCACTACGTGCCACGTTTCACCCGCAGTGATACCAGACAAGAGGCGGCGGGAACTGATCGTGCGCTTACTCTGGCCGAGGTCCAAGCCGCCCTAGAGGCGCTTCCCGCGCCAAACTCCACGCCGCTGACGGCAACCGACCTGCCCGGGCCGACGGGCGAGTCAAATCGGCTGGCCACCTATGCCCGCGGGCGGGTTCTCTGCTTGGGGCCAACGGCAGAGGCCGCGATGCAACAGGCGCAGATCGCCCGCGATTTGGGCAATGCGACGCTGGCCGTCGCGCCCGGCGTGAAGGACGGGCTGGATGGGTCTGTAACGCCTGAGATATTGGCGCAACTGACTGGGATCGATGCGGTGGTGATCTGGGCGGAAGACGACGCGTTGCGGCCCTTGCGCCAAGCGCTCGCCGGGCGTGACGGGGCGCTGATCCCGCTGATCGCCGAGGCCGACCCCGCCCCGCGCATGATCTTGGAGCGCCATATCTGCATCGACACAACTGCGGCAGGCGGCAATGCCAGCCTGCTGGCCGCCTCCGGTTAG
- a CDS encoding GH1 family beta-glucosidase, with the protein MNFSRADFPEGFIFGTATSAYQIEGHGFGGAGPTQWDSFAATPGNVVRAENGAVACDHYHRMNTDLDLLADLGADAYRFSTSWARVLPDGRGQVNEAGLDFYDRLVDGLLERGIKPAATLYHWELPSALADLGGWRNRDIASWFAYFTATIMGRIGDRVWSAAPINEPWCVGWLSHFDGHHAPGLRDIRATARAMHHVLLAHGQAIQVMRDLGMSNLGAVCNFEWSQPAGNAPETLRATATYDAIYNRFFLGGLFKRSYPTEVLVGLGAHLPRGWQDDFDTIATPLDWLGLNYYTRKLIDHAPGPWPNYREVGGPLEKTQMGWEVYPEGLRDFLIRTAADYTGDLPLYVTENGMANPDTHNTPDTARIAYLTRHLDAAREAIAQGVPLKGYFTWSLMDNYEWALGYDKRFGLVHVDFDSLQRTPKASYQALAKWWR; encoded by the coding sequence ATGAATTTTTCCCGCGCAGATTTCCCGGAAGGCTTCATCTTCGGCACCGCCACCTCGGCCTATCAGATCGAGGGTCATGGCTTTGGCGGCGCAGGCCCGACACAATGGGACAGCTTTGCCGCCACGCCCGGCAATGTTGTGCGCGCCGAAAACGGCGCCGTGGCCTGCGATCACTACCACCGCATGAATACGGATCTGGATTTGCTGGCCGATCTGGGTGCCGATGCCTATCGCTTCTCCACCTCTTGGGCGCGGGTTTTGCCGGACGGGCGCGGCCAGGTGAATGAGGCCGGGCTGGATTTCTACGACCGGCTGGTCGATGGATTGCTGGAACGAGGCATCAAACCGGCGGCGACGCTCTATCACTGGGAACTTCCAAGCGCTCTGGCCGATCTGGGCGGCTGGCGGAACCGCGATATTGCCAGTTGGTTTGCCTATTTCACCGCCACGATCATGGGCCGGATCGGCGACCGGGTTTGGTCCGCCGCGCCGATCAACGAGCCCTGGTGTGTCGGTTGGCTCAGCCATTTTGATGGGCATCATGCGCCAGGCCTGCGCGATATCCGCGCTACGGCGCGTGCCATGCATCACGTGCTTCTGGCCCATGGCCAAGCGATCCAGGTTATGCGGGATCTCGGCATGTCGAATCTGGGCGCGGTCTGCAATTTCGAATGGAGCCAACCCGCTGGTAATGCGCCCGAAACCCTGCGTGCCACCGCAACCTATGATGCGATTTACAATCGCTTCTTCCTGGGAGGGCTGTTCAAGCGGAGCTATCCGACCGAGGTTCTGGTTGGGCTTGGCGCGCATCTGCCCCGCGGCTGGCAAGATGACTTCGACACGATTGCCACGCCGCTGGATTGGTTGGGGCTGAATTATTACACACGAAAGCTGATTGATCACGCGCCGGGCCCCTGGCCGAATTATCGCGAGGTGGGTGGGCCGTTGGAGAAGACCCAGATGGGCTGGGAAGTGTATCCCGAAGGCCTGCGCGACTTTCTGATCCGCACGGCCGCAGACTATACCGGCGACCTGCCGCTTTATGTGACGGAAAACGGCATGGCGAACCCGGACACGCATAACACCCCCGATACGGCGCGGATCGCCTACCTGACCCGGCATCTGGACGCCGCGCGCGAGGCAATTGCCCAGGGCGTTCCGCTGAAGGGCTATTTCACCTGGTCGCTGATGGACAACTACGAATGGGCATTGGGCTATGACAAACGCTTTGGCCTCGTCCATGTGGATTTCGACAGCTTGCAGCGGACACCGAAAGCATCTTATCAGGCGCTAGCCAAATGGTGGCGCTAG
- a CDS encoding alpha/beta hydrolase family protein encodes MTEAPEIDQIHALLGNQIGTSEIVEATRLARADLGGWHLDDLRLTTTAEEIIPAYFLHPPEGTAPVRAVLYCHAHGNTYTVGREELIARRPAFQTPYAADLVAQKTAALCLEMPCFGERASPGEGARAKAGLWAGKPLFGEMLSELEAGLNWLATQPDIAADRLGVMGLSMGGTHAWWLGALSSQVKATVSMCCFADLETLVALGAHDGHGIYMMVPGLFSVARSGQIAGLTAPRAQLVCAGMQDWSTPPEAFEAGLADLSAVYETAGAADMLETHIETDLGHAESAAMRVRVLDFLDRRL; translated from the coding sequence ATGACCGAAGCCCCCGAGATCGACCAGATTCACGCCCTTCTGGGGAACCAGATCGGCACGTCAGAAATCGTGGAAGCCACGCGGCTGGCGCGCGCCGATCTCGGGGGATGGCATCTGGACGACCTGCGGCTGACGACGACCGCGGAAGAGATCATTCCAGCCTATTTCTTGCATCCGCCAGAGGGAACGGCGCCGGTTCGTGCCGTGCTTTATTGCCATGCGCATGGGAACACCTACACCGTCGGGCGCGAGGAACTGATCGCCAGGCGACCCGCCTTTCAAACGCCATATGCGGCCGATCTTGTGGCGCAAAAAACCGCCGCGCTGTGTCTGGAGATGCCCTGTTTCGGAGAACGGGCATCTCCCGGCGAAGGCGCGCGGGCGAAGGCCGGTCTCTGGGCGGGCAAACCGCTCTTTGGCGAGATGTTGTCGGAACTCGAGGCGGGTCTGAATTGGCTGGCCACGCAGCCGGATATTGCGGCAGATCGGCTTGGCGTCATGGGCCTATCGATGGGCGGCACGCATGCCTGGTGGCTCGGCGCTTTGTCCTCGCAGGTCAAAGCCACCGTCTCGATGTGTTGTTTCGCCGATTTGGAGACACTCGTGGCGCTCGGCGCTCATGACGGGCATGGGATTTACATGATGGTGCCCGGGCTGTTCTCTGTCGCTCGGTCGGGGCAGATCGCCGGGCTGACCGCGCCGCGGGCGCAACTGGTTTGCGCCGGAATGCAGGATTGGAGCACACCGCCAGAGGCGTTTGAGGCGGGCCTCGCGGATTTGAGCGCGGTCTATGAGACGGCGGGCGCTGCCGATATGCTCGAAACCCATATCGAGACCGATCTTGGCCATGCGGAAAGCGCGGCAATGCGGGTGCGGGTTTTGGATTTTCTGGATCGACGGCTGTAA
- a CDS encoding GntR family transcriptional regulator codes for MPPRKNPLDLTAIPFEGFEPSGPPADQIYGHIRAAILRMEIPPGSLLSETEVGLRFGASRTPVREAFTHLREAGLIVTRPSRGNFVTRLSEPRLREAQFLREAIELAVVARLCAVGMPETFVTEAKLNLTRQATAIADNNDIEFQDQDDQFHAILAEATGYPRVPILLAQEKTVLDRLRVLSLSDRGHKARLLAEHGDILSAVRVRDLVQAQAAMTHHLASVLDLISDLRDSHGDYFE; via the coding sequence ATGCCGCCCCGTAAGAACCCGCTTGATCTGACGGCGATCCCCTTCGAGGGGTTTGAGCCGTCCGGCCCGCCTGCCGATCAGATCTATGGCCATATCCGCGCGGCGATCCTGCGGATGGAAATCCCGCCCGGCAGCCTTCTCTCCGAGACCGAAGTCGGGTTGAGATTTGGCGCCAGTCGAACGCCCGTGCGCGAGGCCTTCACCCATCTGCGCGAGGCGGGCTTGATTGTGACCCGCCCAAGCCGGGGCAATTTCGTCACCCGACTGTCGGAACCTCGCCTACGAGAGGCGCAATTCCTGCGCGAAGCGATTGAGTTGGCGGTGGTGGCCCGGCTTTGCGCGGTCGGGATGCCGGAGACATTCGTGACAGAAGCCAAGCTGAATCTCACACGGCAAGCCACTGCAATTGCGGATAACAATGATATTGAGTTTCAAGATCAGGATGACCAGTTTCACGCCATTCTCGCCGAAGCAACCGGCTATCCCCGTGTGCCGATCCTTCTGGCGCAGGAGAAGACGGTATTGGATCGGTTGCGGGTGTTATCGCTGAGCGATCGGGGGCACAAAGCGCGGCTTTTGGCGGAGCATGGTGATATCCTCAGTGCCGTGCGCGTGCGCGACTTGGTGCAAGCGCAAGCGGCGATGACGCATCATCTCGCCTCCGTCCTCGACCTGATCTCTGATCTGCGCGACAGCCATGGCGATTATTTCGAATAG
- a CDS encoding Gfo/Idh/MocA family protein — MSLRFAALGLDHRHIYGMAGNMIAAGAEFVGWWTDGNPGALDGFDKRFPGVPRAMDKAQLLDDPTIDLILISAIPRDRAALAIAAMEAGKDVMVDKPGCTTLEQLEAIKACVARTGRIWSVDFSERFEVPSVTRAAELVAEGAIGKVVQTVGLGPHRLNRPTRPDWFFERKAYGGILTDIASHQIDQFLYFTGATDAEITLASVGNFANPSDPGLQDFGEIALHAPEGHGYIRVDWYTPDALPNWGDGRLTILGTEGYIELRKYVDVGGRDGTDHLVLVNGTRCENIDASDAGLPYFARLAADIRDRTETAMPQAHAFKVMELGLKAQEMAEARA; from the coding sequence ATGAGTTTACGGTTCGCAGCCCTCGGTTTGGATCACCGGCACATCTATGGGATGGCGGGTAACATGATCGCGGCGGGAGCGGAGTTTGTCGGCTGGTGGACCGACGGCAACCCGGGCGCGCTGGACGGGTTCGACAAGCGCTTTCCAGGTGTGCCCCGCGCGATGGACAAGGCGCAATTGCTCGACGATCCAACGATCGATCTGATCCTGATCTCGGCCATCCCGCGCGACCGTGCCGCGCTGGCCATCGCGGCGATGGAGGCGGGCAAAGACGTCATGGTCGACAAGCCAGGGTGCACGACGCTTGAACAACTGGAGGCGATCAAGGCTTGCGTGGCGCGGACCGGACGCATCTGGTCGGTGGATTTCTCGGAACGGTTCGAAGTGCCAAGCGTGACCCGCGCCGCCGAGTTGGTTGCCGAGGGCGCGATTGGCAAAGTGGTGCAGACCGTCGGGCTCGGCCCGCATCGGCTGAACCGCCCGACCAGGCCCGACTGGTTTTTCGAGCGCAAGGCTTATGGCGGCATCCTGACGGATATCGCCAGCCATCAGATCGACCAGTTTCTCTATTTCACCGGCGCGACGGATGCGGAGATCACGCTGGCTTCGGTCGGGAACTTCGCCAATCCATCTGACCCCGGCTTGCAAGATTTTGGCGAGATCGCCCTCCACGCGCCCGAGGGGCATGGCTATATCCGGGTCGACTGGTACACGCCTGATGCGCTGCCCAATTGGGGCGATGGGCGGCTGACCATTCTGGGCACTGAGGGCTATATCGAGCTGAGAAAATACGTCGATGTGGGCGGGCGCGATGGCACCGACCATCTGGTTTTGGTGAACGGCACCCGCTGCGAGAATATCGATGCCTCCGATGCAGGCCTGCCCTATTTCGCACGCCTCGCCGCCGATATCCGTGATCGGACCGAAACCGCGATGCCGCAGGCCCATGCCTTCAAAGTCATGGAGCTGGGGTTGAAAGCACAAGAGATGGCAGAGGCACGGGCATGA
- a CDS encoding Gfo/Idh/MocA family protein: MGSAPLNIALIGTGMVAMTHLLAIRDARPALRLAAICARRRESAEAFAAKAEAELGYRPAIYADAQAIADDTEIDAAILVTPPNARAELIAPLAQAGKAILLEKPVARTGAEAEAVVALCEAAKVPLGIVFQHRMRAASLKATELVASGTLGSLGLVEIAVPWWRDQAYYDEPGRGTYERDGGGVLISQAIHTIDLALSLTGPVAEVQAMTATTRFHQMEAEDFASAGLRFENGAVGSLVASTASFPGAAETITLHFERASLHLGEGVLTVSWRDRRVERFGATASTGGGADPMAFTHEWHQSILEDFADALRQGVHHW; this comes from the coding sequence ATGGGCTCGGCCCCGTTGAATATCGCTTTGATTGGCACGGGCATGGTGGCGATGACCCATCTGCTCGCGATCCGGGATGCGCGCCCTGCCCTGCGCCTAGCCGCGATCTGCGCCCGGCGGCGTGAGAGTGCGGAGGCGTTTGCGGCCAAGGCTGAGGCGGAATTGGGATATCGGCCAGCGATCTATGCCGATGCGCAGGCCATTGCGGACGATACCGAGATCGATGCGGCCATCCTTGTCACGCCGCCAAATGCCCGCGCGGAGCTGATCGCGCCTCTCGCCCAGGCCGGCAAAGCGATCCTCTTGGAGAAACCCGTGGCGCGGACCGGCGCCGAAGCCGAGGCGGTTGTGGCCCTCTGCGAAGCAGCCAAGGTGCCTTTGGGCATTGTCTTTCAACACCGGATGCGGGCGGCGTCGCTCAAAGCGACAGAATTGGTGGCCTCCGGCACACTCGGGTCCCTCGGTCTGGTGGAGATCGCGGTGCCCTGGTGGCGCGATCAGGCCTACTATGACGAACCCGGGCGCGGCACTTATGAACGCGACGGCGGCGGAGTCTTGATCAGTCAGGCGATCCATACCATCGATCTGGCGCTGAGCCTCACGGGCCCGGTGGCCGAGGTGCAGGCGATGACCGCCACCACGCGGTTCCACCAGATGGAGGCGGAGGATTTCGCCAGCGCGGGTTTGCGCTTTGAAAATGGCGCTGTGGGATCCCTCGTCGCCTCGACCGCGAGTTTTCCGGGCGCGGCGGAAACCATCACGCTGCATTTCGAGCGGGCCAGCCTGCATCTGGGCGAAGGCGTGCTGACCGTCTCCTGGCGGGACAGGCGGGTTGAGCGCTTTGGCGCGACGGCCAGCACCGGCGGTGGCGCCGATCCGATGGCCTTCACCCATGAGTGGCACCAAAGTATCTTGGAAGATTTTGCGGACGCGCTCCGCCAGGGTGTGCACCATTGGTGA
- a CDS encoding Lrp/AsnC family transcriptional regulator — protein sequence MSDISDNGPLDVFDRKILRILSTDGRIPVTDLARHVGLSKSPCQVRVKRLQAQGYILGFRAVLNPAKLNRDHVAFVEVKLIDTTEAALGAFNTAVHKVPEIEQCHMIAGAFDYLLKVRTSDMRAYRRVLGEVISALPHVASSSTHVSMEAVKDSAF from the coding sequence ATGTCAGATATATCGGATAACGGGCCACTTGATGTCTTCGATCGAAAAATCCTGCGGATTCTGTCGACCGACGGGCGAATCCCGGTCACCGATCTTGCGCGGCACGTCGGCTTATCGAAGAGCCCTTGTCAGGTGCGGGTCAAACGGTTGCAAGCGCAGGGCTACATCCTGGGCTTTCGCGCGGTTTTAAACCCCGCGAAACTAAACCGGGATCACGTGGCCTTTGTCGAGGTGAAACTGATCGACACCACCGAGGCGGCGCTTGGGGCCTTCAATACAGCGGTTCATAAGGTGCCCGAGATCGAGCAATGCCATATGATCGCCGGCGCGTTCGACTATCTTCTAAAGGTACGGACCAGCGACATGCGGGCCTATCGCCGGGTCTTGGGTGAGGTGATCTCAGCCCTGCCTCATGTGGCCTCCAGCTCAACCCATGTGTCCATGGAGGCCGTGAAGGACAGCGCGTTTTAG